The segment TTCCGtgtaaatttttcaaaatcaactatgaaaatgacaatatttatatgtttaatcATAGCATATAATTTTTTAGACTGTGTTCACAATATTTAAAAGCATTAGTGGCTGCTCTTTCATGCCAAGCACTGCACTGTCATTGGGTAATATAGCACTAGACAGTAAaatcatcatttattcatttattcacagcTACTTTTAGACTTTCTGGTATGCTATGACTTTCTGTCTGTTATACATAGTGTGAATTATGCACTTATGGGAGTTAAAATGATTACTGTACTGGACAGGATTATTgacaatgagaaagaaaatgtactaaactgtacttttccacAACAAGGAACAGTACAAGGAaatgtacagtttagtaccctttttctgagagtgtacagCAAATAATAGATCTATACATTTAAATCCATGTTTGCTTTTTATATCTGGTTGTGCTGAATTCCTTTTGAGTGATAtcttatttttctaataaaccTGATTCTGACTCTGATTCTAATCCCTGTAATATTTTAAACTATTACAATTAAAATGCACACTCGCAGAcaaaaagggtactaaactgtatctttccttgtcactgggcTGGTTCTCTCAAATGTACTTTTTGTAGTTTAGTATGTGTCTTTTACCTAGAACGGTGCATATAGtgcctttaaagctttaaaacatAATTATGGTCCAATTATGGATCTTAAACGTTTTAAAGGTTTTAGAAAAATATCCATGTTTCCAGATTAAAGATCTAAAGGTCCAAAAGATAAGCGTATCACAGAAGAGACAAGGAAAGGTAGTAtccatttttttctgagagAGCACCTGAGAAAATGGACGTTTGCTATGGTGAacataactaataataaaatgatctCATGATTAATACTAAGAGTCAGAGAGACATTTGGTTTTCTGagttttctctctttccatgAAACTTAATGGATTATGTGTATTAATGATttctcatttcagtgtttaaacATCAATATTAAAAATTTCAGCATAcgttatttaataataataatatgtacatatatattttagtgGGCCTTTGGCTTCTGGGGGCCCAAGGCTGCATATATTTGCCTAGTATAAGGCTGCCTACCTTTGCCCTGGCTTAAAGGATTGATTTACTGTAGCTCACCTGTTCTCAGTAAACAGGCCACTCATGCTGCCAGATGCCAGCTGAAAGCTTTTTGTATTCTGAGCTATGTTTTATCATTTGTTGTCTAATAGATTTCCTGTATAACAACCACATCTTGACTTTGAGCATGCCTCAACCCAtatgaaaacaaacatttatcaAATATTCCATcgattttctatactgcttatcctacagggtcagagggaatctggagcctatcccagggagcacaggGTGGGGTAATACCTTGGATGGGGTGCTAATCCATTGCAAGGCACCTACACACCTcacctacacattcacacacccattcgcaCACTgtacactttagacatgccaatcatgcatgtctgtggacttggggtggaaaccagagtacacagaggaaacccccacagcacggggagaacatgcaaactcctcacacacagggcaatggtgagaatcgaacccccaaccctggaagtgtgaggtgaacgtgctaaccattaaccCACCATGTGCCCTAGCGGTTATTCTTAAACGGTTTACAAAATACAGTTCTGGGAGACATGTGGACTGTAAATaagcaaaatatataaaacatcttTAAAGAAGTGTTTATTATTGAACAGGGTGGGGTAATAccttttatcattatcattattagaaAAGTTGGTATTTTGGTAAGTTGGTATTTAACCGGCTTGATCAGTCAAACAAAGaaatttaaatattacagtttATGTTTCCTATTTATTAAACTTTTCAGTTATGTTTTTGTGAGTCTGCATGCTGAGTGGATCCAGAATCTATCCTGGAAATACTGGCACCAGGCAGAAATACATACTGGATGGGACACGAAGCCATCAtagagcatcacacacacacaattgtcaCTAAGATTTGCAAGTCCACATACTGGCATGTTTGTGTAAgttgagaggaaaccagagaacccagagggaacccacatggacacgtgcagaacatgtgaaactccttGGAAACTCAAACTCGAAATACCCATTTCGAGAATAATACgcactaactaactaactagataaataaaaagaacagaatAATGTAGTTTGTCTAAATGCCCACAAGAGGGCGGTGCGCGACAGAAATATCCATGAAGCTGTTGCTGCTCAAGAACCATTTATTGGCGAATaaaaccctctctctctctctctctctctctctctctctctctcatatatatatatatatatatatatatatatatatatatatatatacacacacacacacacacacacacacacacacacacacacataaccttCGCACCTACAAAGATTACAGACTGCAGGCTACATTCCACTTTCAGCGTAGGCTTGGTGTAGATAGATTGGTGTGTCTGAGTGTTTGTGAGGGTTAACATCAGAGATGATCAGACGTGTTAATGTCCCCTACTTGTAACTGACCGATTTTGATGGTCTTAAGATCATTATTTGTAATACGAATACACTAACAATAAGAAGATTTCAAGTTTGATTGCTTTATCTATAGATAGGACTTTTAGGCCTATGGTGTCAGTTTCATTCTTGATTAGTAattctcttttctttcatttaaacaaatgattgCCTCATTAGTTATTAAGTAgtaaagttacagttacagGTTTCAGCACaacattttttcatattttacagCAGTGTGAAAAAGCAACAGCAAGAAGGGAATAAAAAATAtgcagaaccccccccccctcccccacacacacacaatttctcacTAAGccaactgaataaataatatttatgcttataataaaagtatttcagaATTACTTTAGGATAAACGTTTAATCACGACTTTTGTCAATACGAAATATGAATTatctgcactttttaaaaagtaaacgtCTCCACTATCTTTACATTCACGGTTCGCCCGTGACTTTGGTGCGATAACaaacatttactttttacaCCATAAGTGAACCGACTTTTTAAACCGCCGAAATTGTGCATAACAAATGATGTGtaattatgttttcttttttcattctaaAATTAATTCAGTGCTCTGAAAAATCTTGTTTTCTGTATCCGGAGGGATACAGTGTGCTTCTGATATTCACTTTACTCTGAATGGGATATTGGAGTAAATTTGAGTAGGCCTTAACTAAATGTTCTTATAGGTTAGTAATCATAAATATTCTTTAGCTGTAGACTTAATTTCGAGAGTAATAAAGTTTTGGCAATTTAGTCTGCTGTTTTGTTCAAGTAACAATTTGTAAGCTGTTTCTTTTCACCAAACATGGCCTGCTAATGCTGCACTCAAAATCATATATAACGTGCAGACTGTATGTCAGAATAGTTTGGTTAATAACAGGCTCTATTTTGACGGACTACAGTGTGGCAGGATGCGGTTACAGATGTAGATGCTCAAAATGTTCTCTCAGAAGTTTCGAGGTGAGGAGCACATTGTGGTAGCCACTTACAGCTTACACATAAACTAAGACATGCATGAAAAGATATAACAAACATAAAAGCTTATTTAAAACGGAATTTTATACTTAGTAAGCTCATAAAATCCTTTTAGCCAACTAATAATTTTACCCCCAAAAtagattactactactactactgctgctaatcatcatcatcatcatcataatgtaatactactgctactactattactaataatccattttattttctaatattaatattacgaAATTAATCTTGATATTTGGCCAAGAGCAAACAATAAGTTGCTGTATGGTACAGTAGGACAGCATCTTATTaaaatattcttcttcttttttaaaaatttttatacGGTCACgtgatgaataaaaaatataatcttttttgcattgtgcaaTATTTATCTGTAAACACTCTCTATATGGCTACAATattctattatttttaatagttGTGTATTATCCACTTCAGATCATAAGTTCATAGTAAATGCGTTATATTACCAGtgctgtctgtgtttgtttttgttattgcaATGTTTAATGTCTATAAGCACAACAGGCAAGGCAAATTCCTTAATATAGTCTCGTTTGCTAGGGCAATAAATAACGATTATATTCTTTGACGTTTTCATAGATACATTATCgcatgaaaatattaaaataacccCTTTTAATTTCTGCATTTACGATCAGTTGTGGCTGTTGTGTCCGTCTTTTTCAGCTCAGCATCGAGGCGCATCCCGCTCTCTTAACAATGTTCACGACTTTCTGGCTTTTGTGCGTATTTACATCAACTCGACTAAACACACCAAAGAAGCATTGTGCTCGCGCACTATCCGCTTCTGGCCAATGCGCTTCGGGGAGGGCGGGGTTTGTCGCAAGGGGCGGGGCGTGGAGTAAACCAATCCCCGGCTACTGCTTTGTACACACCGGGCCTTCGAGCACCAAGAGGATAAATATAAACCTGGTCAAACGTTCCTGAACACAAAACGCCGGTTCCGTTCCGAGTAAGACCGAACTAACTGCAGCGCGTCATGGCTAACGTGGACATACAGAGCCTGTGGGAGCGACACGCCGCACGCAGGACGTTTCCTGTTCTCGCCCGCACGAAGGTCTGCCGCAACCTCTTCGGACCCGTGGATCATGAAGAGCTGAACTGCGAAATGAAGCGGAGACTGCAGGAAATGTCTGAACAGGACCAGAGCCGCTGGAACTTTAACTTCGAGGAGAACGTGCCGTTGCCTGGAAATTACGAGTGGGAGGAAATAGCAGTGAGCACCGTGCCATCTTTCTATAAGGAGTCGGTGCGTAACGGGAAAGCGCGTGCTGTTAACGCCCAAGACGCCGAGTCCAGCACGGAGTGTGGATGTAAAAATGAAGCGCAGAGTTCCGCTGAAGCTCCGAGTCCATCTGCGGAGGTGAACCAGGAAAACCGGTCTGGAGCTCTGAACGCCCGAGAACATGGCACTCCTGTGTGCCGGAGAAGAAACAGGACCTCTGTGCCAGAGGAATTGAGAAATAGCACTACGCACATTACAGGTAATATACATCAATTCAGGTACCAGATTCTCTTAGGAAGTAACATGGGCctagttattattaataataataatagtagccCAATACTTTATACACagtctgtattattattattattattattattattattattattattattattattattatttctatttctaacatcaatctttctttctgtccttctcTAGACTTCTTCCCCAGGAGAAAACGGAGCTTGGACTCTAAGCTGACAGAGCGCACATCCCAGTCCAGCTCCATCCCTGCTGAAGTTACTCCACGCAAGAGAATCAGATGGTAAGGGTTAAAGTGAGAacaactttctttttcttcttcttcttcttcttcttcttctttttgtcttcttcagtagtttaaatgtatataaaatggtCATAGTAATTGGAAAACACCTTTAACAATGGCAGGAAGGTTTTTCTTCAGTGAGTCATGACTTGCTGACTGTTTGGTCCACCACCAAAAGACTTTATCACTTAGAAGCTAGATTTAATCGCACGTATAAGATTTGTTTAAATGGTTTGAACTTCTTAGTCTTCTTAGTAAAGCTTTCAGTATGTTCAATCCTTTCATAATCCctgttatttcttttgtttttagatgcTTTGCACTGAGAAATGCAGAAGTCCTGTGTTTTATCTGCTGAGCGGATGAAGGACACATCGAGGACGATCTgaagactttttattattattattattattattattattattattattgtttctcTTTATCTGATCAATGTAGCAATACTGGCTCTACCAGAACAGACTTGGTTGCAGTGTTACAACGTCTGAACGGTGCAATTattttcaaattattattactgtatttttaatcttgttattattattattattattattattattattattattattattattattattattttcccttGACATTTTGTTTTGAACTTTATTTTGTAGTCTACATTGTTTCTTATATAATTTAGCATCTGAATTTGTGTCTACTTGTGGAAGAATATACTAACTTATGTCTTATTTATGATCCATGATAGTGTCACGCTTTTATTTACAGCTATTGTTTATTTACcgaaatattttttatgttttatttaagttTGTTGGATGACGTCACGATGCAAATAATGTTTCTGAGCCTCTTctttaatatatgtatatactagCTTTGTATTGAAGAATTGAAtgggtgaaaaaaataaattatatttttgtttactcGGTGGTATTGTTGTGTCTGTCGTGAGCAGGATTATAATATCTCAATACCTAGAGCCTGCGGGAGGTGGGAGAGTTGAAAGAAATGTCCTGCCCTTTGTATTTATTGGATGTGAACATTTGAGAGTAacaacaaagagaaagagagagagagagagagagagagagagagagagagagagagagagagagaagttttaGCTTCTCAGCTGTTCCACCCTGGACAGCTGCTCGGTTATAGGGGGGATTTAAAGACCACTTTCTTTCCCCATAATGAAGGAGGAGGCAGGTGCCCTCTGAGAAACACAACCCCCATCCGCTTTGTCCCAGTGTAAGAGCTTCATTTTCAGCGCCCTCTCAGCTAATGAAACACTTACGGAGAGCCGCGGAACAAAACTGgctcctgctacacacacacacacacacacacacacacacacacacagagacacacacacgccgacCACCTGCCTCCCActctacctacacacacacacacatgcagggtAAATAACATGCATCTCTATTGGAGCGCATGCAGGACACCACAACAACACGGCTAATTAGAAATGCCTCTTACTAAGAAGCAAATGCTCCAAAGTTTACGGTGCAAACGAAAATAATTTCCagacatttatagcattttagATTCATACTGAGTTTAGATATAGCTTATAAATAAGTATCAGGTAAACTTGGTGTAGTATCCAcctatttctgtttttattttcttcttctttttatggccatttctatttttatttatttttatctgtaaGTAATCGTTTTCGCTAGACTATAAATCTAAacatatgattttttaaaaatttcctGTTAGAAGTTATGCATAACAGTGCTATAAGCACACAGAAGGATttagtgttatattttatagtcagacatttttttaaaaaattgtgcttCATCTACAATATTAAGTAAACTATAACTTCAAAATCCTACAAATAATAACCCATTTTTTAGTTTAGGTTAGATGCTTAGTTTAGGTTAAATGTTTAGGTTAGATGTTTAGATAGTCTTTGtgtttcaatgctttttggaaACAGGCCAGATttgcagatttaaaaaaaaaaaatatatatatatatatatatatatatatatatatatatatatatatatatatatatatatatatatatatatatagtgtctgGAATTGAAGcgttttaaaaccattttttaaatagcataaaataaatgttaatcaaacacagtatatgttataaaaaataataattctgatATCTGTAATCTGATTAATGTGTCCCTTGTTTGGAATTGtctggaatttttatttttattttagaaacctCAAAATCAGAGCCAAATTTTACACTAAACGAAATTGCATTCTGAAACACAatatattctttctttctttctttctttctttctttctttctttctttctttctttcttaaagtACAATTCGTTGTTTTGCCTTTGAGCAAAGAGGAACATCACCAGCATAAACATCATAGATAAACTGTATTCGCATAAAAATTCGTTGCCTATAGTTTTCccgtgatattttatttttgtattcttTGCGGTGAGACGCAGTCGGTGGGAGGATCTGGGCGTGTCTCATTTCTCCGACCATCTGGCAGGAAAAAAAGGCCGCTGCCGAACAAAAGGAGCGAAAGGCGCGTCAGGCCGAGCGAGTGCCATCGCATTCACCTGCAAATGAGCTTGTGCGCCTTAATGGGAGCCCTGTGCGCCCCCAAATCCTCTGTTTGATTTGGCTTTTCTGCCCTATCTGCAGTCGTGTGCAAGAAAACAGAGATTGGCCCCCCAAGGCTCCCATCAGACCCCAAGGAGGAACGATGGGTCTCATGTCTTATCTGTCTTCCTTTTGATCAGAGGCACTCTATGGTATCAGCTGAGTTGATGACATTACATTTTCGCCAGCAACAGAGATACAATTGGAAGGATTATTGTCTGCCATCATGATTTAATAGCagaagcaagacaaaatagtttTACTAGATTAGTCCAGCCTACACCAGAAAGCAAATATCTGCCTGAAGATGGGGAATATTTGCgtctcgtttgtttgtttgtttatttatttattatttatttattttttaaccaaagTGCAATTTCCtttgtttgttgttgctgttgttgtacTGGATTGACAGGGTACACTTATTTTGTATGTTATGTTAAAACATCTGTAATAACATTACATATTATGTAGTACAGAAATATCTATACAATTTATAGGTCTGCACGCCCGGCGGGTAGAACTGGGACCTCATTATTTGATCTTTTACAATAAAATCATTATGTCCAGATTGTCAATATGCTGTACCATTACCAGTGGGATTTCTAACCAGATGGATGATTTTCCGAGACTCTTGGGACCCCGATATTGACTTGCAGAAATCCCAAAGTGCCATAGCCATTCATCCCCTAGCAATCTGTACACACCTCAGTGAAGTCAGGTCTCATATCTGAATCTATTCTTTTGTCCAGCTCTTAGATCATTAAGAATACATTAGTGTAAACAGGAATTTTTTGGTGCATTTTATATACTACTGCCATTCTTAATTGCTAAATTGAAATCATACCAAACATAACATGATTCCTTAATACATGCTGTCGAATTGAAACATGTAATAATCTCATTTGAGAAAGCTCATATTTAAGACACACATTTTCTCAAACGTTATCAAAGAAACCACTTTCCCAGTTCTGTTAACCCTGTAATAACTCTAGCATGCTGCCAAGTTGCTGCCAAACCATCAACCCATCCATCTTCCAAACACTTTAGCCTCTTTCCATGTCAGGGcacttctttttctctccaaatCATTTGGCCCATAAAACTATCCGAGGCACTGGCAAGCTGTGTCTTTAAGGCTGGATACACCTCTATGGGTTCACTAGCTTGAATTAATGGCATTTGCTCCCAAAGTTTGCTCAGCAGTCTCAGAAAAAGTGGCAGCAGTGCGTCCTTTTAAACGCATAACAAAGGCCCATCATTTATGTGGCGGCATATGGCCCAGACCCCCACAGTAGCAAAGCCTGCCCTTCATGCTGCCTGCCCGCTCTGTTGTCCTCTTGCCTTTACTGTTGACACAGTTGTCTTGTTGCAGGGTAGCAAAGTCTAAAGAACAGTCAGTGCTGTTACTATGCTTGGCTCTTGTCACTCACTCAACTTCTGTGCtctatttttaaagaatttaaacCCCTCTGTGTTGAGAGTCAGCCATGTCAGTCCTACATGATCTTTAAATGCTTTTGAGTCATTATGAAAGAGGGTTATATAAGAGGCTAGAGCCATGCTTGTCTTGtgcatttatacacacatatgtgtatgtattatcAGCAGCTTAGGGAATACTGAATAgaattaacattatttaaaaaatgatcaagTATTTCGGAAGACAACTGTGTCTAAAACTTGGAAAGAAACATCTGATATTAGTCACCATGAGGAACAAGATCATGTGCAGAAATTTTTTTGATGACACTGCATCAGTTAGTATCATATTG is part of the Ictalurus punctatus breed USDA103 chromosome 27, Coco_2.0, whole genome shotgun sequence genome and harbors:
- the cdkn1ca gene encoding cyclin-dependent kinase inhibitor 1Ca, producing MANVDIQSLWERHAARRTFPVLARTKVCRNLFGPVDHEELNCEMKRRLQEMSEQDQSRWNFNFEENVPLPGNYEWEEIAVSTVPSFYKESVRNGKARAVNAQDAESSTECGCKNEAQSSAEAPSPSAEVNQENRSGALNAREHGTPVCRRRNRTSVPEELRNSTTHITDFFPRRKRSLDSKLTERTSQSSSIPAEVTPRKRIR